From the genome of Drosophila melanogaster chromosome 2L, one region includes:
- the tj gene encoding traffic jam, isoform B translates to MKMEDPTINDTYVQEFDLHHLEVGGNGAGQSHGAGAASQVTTLGHVKREDHSPPQPVAVKWTTIHGDPTNPDDDPDSLPLSGPEPAGAVEVSPSPHIKLRSFSGHHQWHMDERRLQPLSPPPEQYGPLPGQAILVNTSSGAGVPGGVPSTPPETPPVVGSPTGSSSCPAQTYAHHYARTPGSSVSVSASAAAAAAASAGAASVSAGLSHDMMWLTNSIRADQQPLDLRPLPYPGSQEEAEEWDRQRDYALQAAAAHHHHHGQPLMQAQHHPHGHGGHPHQVMLQQSKYPHHHHHHFHNLELTPINMHSNSYGSASGALTPTCLPQVPSNGSGSSGGGGGSGSGSGGPGSVGGGSCVITRAALQPCRPLSASSTRSSNNMSPRTCSGAYSNATLEDCLNDDMLTTLTVRELNKRLHGCPREEVVRLKQKRRTLKNRGYAQNCRSKRLHQRHELEKANRVLNQDLHRLKLEYSRVCQERDALMQRLQRAANGGVGAGGATAGGDSQSSPEFYL, encoded by the coding sequence ATGAAAATGGAAGATCCCACCATAAACGACACGTACGTTCAGGAGTTTGATCTGCACCACCTGGAGGTGGGCGGAAATGGAGCTGGCCAATCGCATGGAGCCGGTGCCGCGTCCCAGGTCACGACTTTGGGCCATGTGAAGCGCGAGGATCACAGTCCACCGCAGCCGGTGGCGGTTAAATGGACGACAATCCACGGCGATCCCACGAATCCGGACGATGACCCGGACTCGCTGCCGCTGTCCGGACCAGAGCCCGCCGGAGCAGTGGAGGTCTCGCCATCGCCGCACATCAAGCTGAGGTCCTTCTCCGGCCATCACCAGTGGCACATGGACGAACGGCGCCTGCAACCGCTCTCTCCGCCACCAGAGCAGTATGGTCCGCTGCCCGGACAGGCGATTCTGGTGAACACATCTTCGGGAGCGGGCGTTCCGGGCGGAGTGCCCTCAACGCCGCCGGAAACGCCACCAGTAGTGGGCTCGCCCacgggcagcagcagctgtccGGCTCAGACTTACGCACACCACTATGCGAGGACACCGGGCAgctccgtatccgtatccgcctccgccgccgccgcagctgcTGCCTCCGCCGGAGCAGCATCGGTGAGTGCCGGACTGAGCCATGACATGATGTGGCTGACCAACTCGATACGGGCGGACCAGCAGCCGCTGGATCTGCGGCCTTTGCCCTATCCGGGCTCCcaggaggaggcggaggagtgGGACAGACAGCGGGACTACGCCCTGCAGGCGGCGGCAgctcatcaccaccatcaCGGACAGCCGCTGATGCAGGCGCAGCATCATCCGCATGGACACGGCGGTCATCCCCACCAGGTGATGCTGCAGCAGAGCAAGTATccgcaccaccatcaccaccacttCCACAATCTGGAACTGACGCCCATCAACATGCACTCGAACTCGTACGGTAGTGCTTCGGGTGCCCTGACGCCCACCTGTCTGCCCCAAGTGCCCAGCAACGGGAGTGGCAGCagcggaggcggaggaggcaGTGGAAGCGGGAGTGGTGGACCCGGCAGCGTGGGTGGCGGCTCCTGCGTCATCACACGGGCTGCCCTTCAGCCGTGCCGCCCGCTCTCCGCCAGCTCGACCAGATCCTCGAACAACATGTCGCCCAGAACCTGTTCGGGTGCCTACAGTAATGCCACGCTGGAGGATTGCCTCAATGACGACATGCTGACCACGTTGACGGTGCGGGAGCTGAACAAGCGGCTCCATGGTTGCCCACGGGAGGAGGTAGTGCGTCTGAAGCAGAAGCGACGCACCCTGAAGAATCGCGGCTATGCCCAGAACTGCCGGTCCAAGCGACTCCATCAGCGCCACGAACTGGAGAAGGCCAACCGGGTGCTCAACCAGGATCTGCACCGCCTGAAGCTGGAGTACTCGAGGGTCTGCCAGGAGCGGGATGCCCTCATGCAGCGTCTGCAGCGGGCGGCAAATGGCGGAGTCGGTGCGGGAGGTGCAACCGCCGGCGGCGATAGCCAAAGCTCTCCGGAATTCTACCTCTGA
- the tj gene encoding traffic jam, isoform C, which produces MKMEDPTINDTYVQEFDLHHLEVGGNGAGQSHGAGAASQVTTLGHVKREDHSPPQPVAVKWTTIHGDPTNPDDDPDSLPLSGPEPAGAVEVSPSPHIKLRSFSGHHQWHMDERRLQPLSPPPEQYGPLPGQAILVNTSSGAGVPGGVPSTPPETPPVVGSPTGSSSCPAQTYAHHYARTPGSSVSVSASAAAAAAASAGAASVSAGLSHDMMWLTNSIRADQQPLDLRPLPYPGSQEEAEEWDRQRDYALQAAAAHHHHHGQPLMQAQHHPHGHGGHPHQVMLQQSKYPHHHHHHFHNLELTPINMHSNSYGSASGALTPTCLPQVPSNGSGSSGGGGGSGSGSGGPGSVGGGSCVITRAALQPCRPLSASSTRSSNNMSPRTCSGAYSNATLEDCLNDDMLTTLTVRELNKRLHGCPREEVVRLKQKRRTLKNRGYAQNCRSKRLHQRHELEKANRVLNQDLHRLKLEYSRVCQERDALMQRLQRAANGGVGAGGATAGGDSQSSPEFYLXRQLAVASGSSASSSSSSQQQQQHPQQLHLQHRGPQWNPQQLVN; this is translated from the coding sequence ATGAAAATGGAAGATCCCACCATAAACGACACGTACGTTCAGGAGTTTGATCTGCACCACCTGGAGGTGGGCGGAAATGGAGCTGGCCAATCGCATGGAGCCGGTGCCGCGTCCCAGGTCACGACTTTGGGCCATGTGAAGCGCGAGGATCACAGTCCACCGCAGCCGGTGGCGGTTAAATGGACGACAATCCACGGCGATCCCACGAATCCGGACGATGACCCGGACTCGCTGCCGCTGTCCGGACCAGAGCCCGCCGGAGCAGTGGAGGTCTCGCCATCGCCGCACATCAAGCTGAGGTCCTTCTCCGGCCATCACCAGTGGCACATGGACGAACGGCGCCTGCAACCGCTCTCTCCGCCACCAGAGCAGTATGGTCCGCTGCCCGGACAGGCGATTCTGGTGAACACATCTTCGGGAGCGGGCGTTCCGGGCGGAGTGCCCTCAACGCCGCCGGAAACGCCACCAGTAGTGGGCTCGCCCacgggcagcagcagctgtccGGCTCAGACTTACGCACACCACTATGCGAGGACACCGGGCAgctccgtatccgtatccgcctccgccgccgccgcagctgcTGCCTCCGCCGGAGCAGCATCGGTGAGTGCCGGACTGAGCCATGACATGATGTGGCTGACCAACTCGATACGGGCGGACCAGCAGCCGCTGGATCTGCGGCCTTTGCCCTATCCGGGCTCCcaggaggaggcggaggagtgGGACAGACAGCGGGACTACGCCCTGCAGGCGGCGGCAgctcatcaccaccatcaCGGACAGCCGCTGATGCAGGCGCAGCATCATCCGCATGGACACGGCGGTCATCCCCACCAGGTGATGCTGCAGCAGAGCAAGTATccgcaccaccatcaccaccacttCCACAATCTGGAACTGACGCCCATCAACATGCACTCGAACTCGTACGGTAGTGCTTCGGGTGCCCTGACGCCCACCTGTCTGCCCCAAGTGCCCAGCAACGGGAGTGGCAGCagcggaggcggaggaggcaGTGGAAGCGGGAGTGGTGGACCCGGCAGCGTGGGTGGCGGCTCCTGCGTCATCACACGGGCTGCCCTTCAGCCGTGCCGCCCGCTCTCCGCCAGCTCGACCAGATCCTCGAACAACATGTCGCCCAGAACCTGTTCGGGTGCCTACAGTAATGCCACGCTGGAGGATTGCCTCAATGACGACATGCTGACCACGTTGACGGTGCGGGAGCTGAACAAGCGGCTCCATGGTTGCCCACGGGAGGAGGTAGTGCGTCTGAAGCAGAAGCGACGCACCCTGAAGAATCGCGGCTATGCCCAGAACTGCCGGTCCAAGCGACTCCATCAGCGCCACGAACTGGAGAAGGCCAACCGGGTGCTCAACCAGGATCTGCACCGCCTGAAGCTGGAGTACTCGAGGGTCTGCCAGGAGCGGGATGCCCTCATGCAGCGTCTGCAGCGGGCGGCAAATGGCGGAGTCGGTGCGGGAGGTGCAACCGCCGGCGGCGATAGCCAAAGCTCTCCGGAATTCTACCTCTGACGCCAGCTGGCGGTGGCCAGCGGCTCCTCcgcatcctcatcctcctcctcgcagcagcagcagcagcaccccCAGCAACTTCATCTCCAGCATCGGGGTCCACAGTGGAATCCCCAGCAGCTGGTCAACTAA
- the CG10195 gene encoding uncharacterized protein, isoform B (unusual splice), whose product MSQPASPTKWRTSASVILVSRDDGNNKDYKVLMLKRSDATAIALNQTVFPGGLLDSGADESVAWLHYLEEFGVPQEALRRLVLIREDRPAILAPQGTGCYDRFFKRSRIWAREITLRLTAVRECFEEVGLLLCRSRSQLDFGAVTCAQAVPDLESWQRRVHNKPAEFLTLCRELNVVPDLWALHEWSAWASPGFIRKGHETVFFMAFVDKQPELLEEPSEVKETLWLTPVELLRLADLGNVWFMPPQVYELSRLMGIKAYQSLLEFAIKRSGLGTTMFLPIGYNCQGSMVFVLPGDDFYVPEPHLVHEIISFPGSEEEFRARSKHLHRYTYGPGVRNLELNIAPPNGHLKPLKFQAERQKL is encoded by the exons ATGAGCCAACCTGCATCTCCTACCAAGTGGCGCACCTCGGCCAGTGTAATCCTGGTGTCCAGAGATGATGGCAATAACAAAGATTACAAG GTGCTTATGCTAAAACGCAGTGATGCCACGGCGATTGCGCTCAATCAGACTGTATTTCCCGGTGGCCTCTTGGACTCTGGGGCCGATGAAAGCGTCGCCTGGCTGCACTACCTCGAGGAGTTTGGTGTTCCACAAGAGGCACTACGCCGCCTGGTTCTCATCCGCGAAGATCGTCCTGCCATTCTGGCGCCCCAGGGCACTGGCTGCTACGATCGGTTCTTTAAGCGTTCCCGCATTTGGGCTCG GGAGATTACGCTGCGACTAACCGCCGTGAGGGAATGCTTTGAAGAGGTGGGTCTGTTGCTTTGCCGGAGTCGGAGTCAACTGGATTTTGGTGCGGTAACTTGCGCTCAGGCTGTTCCAGACCTGGAGTCGTGGCAGCGAAGGGTGCACAACAAGCCGGCTGAGTTTCTAACTCTCTGCCGCGAGCTAAATGTAGTTCCAGATTTGTGGGCTCTGCATGAGTGGTCTGCCTGGGCGAGTCCAGGATTCATACGCAAAGG GCATGAAACCGTTTTCTTCATGGCTTTTGTGGACAAGCAGCCCGAATTGCTGGAAGAACCTTCCGAGGTCAAGGAAACGCTG tGGCTGACACCCGTTGAACTGCTGCGACTGGCTGATTTGGGCAATGTTTGGTTCATGCCACCACAGGTCTACGAATTGTCCCGGTTGATGGGAATTAAGGCGTATCAATCCCTGTTGGAATTTGCCATCAAGCGCAGCGGATTGGGAACGACCATGTTCTTGCCGATTGGTTATAACTGCCAGGGCTCTATGGTTTTCGTCTTACCTG GCGATGACTTCTATGTTCCCGAACCTCACTTGGTTCACGAAATAATCAGTTTTCCGGGATCAGAAGAAGAGTTTAGGGCTCGTTCAAAGCATCTGCATCGCTATACCTATGGTCCTGGTGTTCGAAACTTGGAGTTAAATATTGCGCCGCCAAATGGACACTTGAAACCGCTGAAATTTCAGGCGGAGCGCCAAAAGCTGTAA
- the CG13084 gene encoding uncharacterized protein gives MKVLITFFFLGACLCGIQADESIADLLKDNAKGVQAANVLLTRIAQVSEQTQVGLAEQKEALKALTLVEKLLAKLTVVLEVGSHNLVATLENLSRQGEEYGNRTESELLELVRLQEGTKEILNVLEAKLDAYQRHVLHSSRNIDNSIDGLAKLITRTVLPQLNGLKCTFDSLETSQINVEVELKNLAGVKELSENSNFKLNVLEHQLKQLNRTQEQRLDILIDAVKHLQPHSSWKVEAVLRELIISQKRIELGLEECSRQQPYPQYGHHDESYLPTYGAEVPEPQHAHPKPKQVDLEQVWSIKEEPKHGEHSGNHKATAYAQSPEPKKNYQSSSAVSWRQTVPWEYGSPYQSAPVHHHQPWNPAPAHVPTSVTKPKPCPKKEHPTPASYVPLPHDQPESYKLPVDYSPKPNHEQPHKPHHEPQSYNEEIYKPQPIQPGESFRIWYGDSSLPQGY, from the exons ATGAAAGTACTGATCACGTTCTTCTTTCTGGGCGCCTGCCTCTGCGGCATCCAAGCGGATGAGAGCATCGCTGACCTCTTGAAGGACAATGCGAAGGGCGTACAGGCAGCCAATGTGCTCCTGACCCGGATTGCCCAAGTAAGCGAGCAGACTCAGGTCGGTTTGGCAGAGCAAAAGGAGGCACTGAAGGCCCTGACGCTCGTGGAGAAGCTGCTAGCCAAGTTGACTGTCGTTCTGGAGGTTGGCTCCCACAATCTGGTGGCCACCCTTGAGAACCTCTCTAGGCAGGGCGAGGAATACGGCAATCGAACGGAGTCAGAGCTCCTGGAATTGGTGCGTCTGCAGGAGGGCACCAAGGAGATACTCAATGTCCTGGAGGCCAAGCTGGATGCCTATCAGAGGCACGTGCTCCATAGTTCCCGCAACATTGACAACAGCATCGACGGACTGGCCAAACTTATTACTAGGACGGTGTTGCCACAATTGAATGGGCTAAAGTGTACCTTCGATAGCTTGGAGACGTCCCAAATCAACGTGGAGGTGGAGCTGAAGAACTTGGCCGGAGTCAAGGAGCTCAGCGAGAACTCCAACTTCAAGCTGAACGTGCTGGAGCATCAATTGAAGCAGCTGAATCGCACTCAGGAGCAGCGCTTGGACATCCTAATCGATGCAGTCAAGCATTTGCAGCCCCACAGTTCCTGGAAAGTGGAGGCTGTTCTCCGCGAACTGATCATCTCGCAGAAACGCATCGAACTGGGTCTGGAAGAGTGCAGCCGACAACAGCCCTATCCGCAATATGGCCATCACGACGAGTCCTATCTTCCCACCTACGGAGCTGAGGTCCCAGAGCCGCAGCATGCTCATCCTAAGCCCAAGCAAGTGGATCTGGAACAGGTGTGGAGCATCAAGGAGGAGCCCAAGCACG GAGAGCACTCTGGAAACCACAAAGCTACCGCCTATGCCCAGTCCCCCGAGCCAAAGAAGAACTATCAGAGCTCCAGCGCCGTGTCCTGGCGGCAGACGGTGCCGTGGGAGTACGGATCCCCATACCAGTCCGCTCCAGTTCACCACCATCAGCCATGGAACCCAGCTCCGGCCCACGTTCCCACCTCCGTTACCAAGCCCAAGCCGTGCCCCAAGAAAGAGCACCCTACTCCGGCATCCTATGTTCCTTTGCCACATGACCAGCCTGAATCCTACAAGCTTCCTGTGGATTACAGTCCCAAACCTAACCACGAGCAACCTCATAAGCCCCACCACGAGCCACAGTCTTACAATGAGGAGATCTACAAGCCACAGCCCATCCAGCCAGGAGAATCCTTCAGGATTTGGTATGGAGACAGTTCCCTCCCCCAAGGATACTAA
- the CG13083 gene encoding uncharacterized protein yields MRVRLTLLTICIYLCAAAAEDLDSIHEIRSEVEELIKGTEELNHGLQKVKDVQKGIEEKFKHQRDEIELIAGLEVAIAKLESNVQSSFQATASGVGNLTAIVNAIQGQNENSIRNLTKVELEIRKALEQVAANQNKYEQNLNEVASSVNSHLSEIQQLLSQAVIGELIGLDNKAKVLQEQQRNIVGQVGYLGELKALADRANRKVNQLEWGLVILNRTQSESLNSIEHTVHGVQVATSQVDHKLAALLNNQKNIERTLDGCKHKNPSHQKPHEIWTHPEHAPIYKPKPEGNQGYENVYASQEEAEYLYKLWYGKGQ; encoded by the exons ATGAGAGTGCGACTGACTTTGCTAACGATATGCATTTACCTATGCGCGGCTGCAGCTGAGGATCTGGACTCCATCCATGAGATCCGCAGTGAGGTGGAGGAGCTGATCAAAGGTACGGAGGAGCTAAACCATGGGCTGCAGAAAGTGAAGGACGTGCAGAAGGGCATTGAAGAGAAGTTCAAGCATCAGCGCGACGAGATCGAACTCATTGCTGGATTGGAGGTTGCCATAGCCAAGCTGGAATCGAACGTTCAAAGCAGCTTCCAAGCCACGGCCTCTGGAGTGGGAAATTTGACAGCCATTGTTAACGCAATCCAGGGTCAGAATGAAAACTCTATTAGGAATCTTACCAAAGTGGAGCTAGAAATCAGGAAAGCCCTGGAACAAGTGGCTGCCAATCAGAACAAATACGAGCAGAACCTAAATGAAGTGGCCTCATCCGTCAACTCGCATCTGTCGGAGATTCAGCAGCTGCTATCACAGGCCGTCATAGGGGAACTCATCGGCTTGGACAATAAAGCGAAGGTCctccaggagcagcagcgcaACATCGTGGGTCAAGTGGGATATCTGGGCGAACTTAAGGCTCTGGCAGATCGTGCCAATCGCAAAGTCAATCAATTGGAGTGGGGTCTGGTCATTCTCAACCGCACTCAGTCCGAGAGCCTCAACAGCATCGAGCACACTGTCCATGGAGTGCAGGTGGCCACCTCACAGGTCGATCATAAACTGGCTGCCCTACTGAACAATCAGAAGAACATTGAAAGGACGCTGGATGGCTGCAAGCACAAAAATCCGTCACACCAGAAGCCCCACGAGATCTGGACTCACCCGGAACACGCACCAATTTACAA GCCAAAACCAGAGGGCAATCAAGGATACGAGAACGTCTATGCATCCCAAGAAGAGGCTGAATACCTATACAAACTTTGGTATGGAAAGGGCCAGTAG
- the CG10194 gene encoding uncharacterized protein, giving the protein MSRLLPKIRSSSSLILLAKNQVEKSTSCDYNALLLTRTQKSTFMPESSVFPGGVCDASDSSPAWLEHFQRNEFSAAKLRNVGHVKGPRPDIFHTKADKKSLDPSLALRLTAIRETFEELGILLCRDSKSLTSTSDYGAFYDQFDRAHWQHIVHNNASQFLELCKQLDVLPDVWSLHEWSVWRTPSTFKKRFETAFFMTALEQEPRVHIEPNEVKDSAWRSPLDYLQASLRKELWLPPPQFYELSRCLNFSSLDNLRQFAAEREVKGIQLIHPVVHKCTNGLVHLLPGDDAYPADPDASNEKIEIDLSVEEFRSKTNAKLHRSEHWNQHQSQLIIKFERDDGQVHPLDPTKL; this is encoded by the exons ATGTCGAGGCTTTTGCCCAAAATTCGCTCCTCCTCAAGTTTAATCCTTCTGGCTAAGAACCAAGTTGAAAAGTCCACGTCGTGTGATTACAAT GCCCTCCTCCTTACACGCACGCAGAAGTCCACTTTCATGCCGGAGTCATCCGTGTTTCCTGGCGGAGTTTGCGATGCCTCGGACAGTTCGCCTGCCTGGTTGGAACACTTTCAGAGAAACGAGTTCAGTGCCGCTAAGCTGCGGAACGTGGGCCACGTGAAGGGTCCACGTCCGGATATTTTCCACACCAAGGCAGATAAGAAATCGCTGGATCC ATCCCTAGCTCTGCGGCTGACTGCCATACGAGAAACCTTCGAGGAGTTGGGTATCCTGCTGTGCAGGGACAGCAAATCATTGACCTCCACTAGCGATTATGGAGCGTTCTATGACCAGTTTGACCGCGCCCACTGGCAGCACATCGTCCACAACAATGCCAGCCAGTTCCTGGAGCTCTGCAAGCAGCTGGATGTGCTTCCAGATGTCTGGTCACTTCACGAGTGGTCTGTCTGGCGCACGCCGTCCACGTTTAAGAAGCGCTTCGAGACGGCCTTCTTTATGACTGCCCTGGAACAGGAACCCAGGGTTCACATCGAACCTAATGAGGTCAAGGATTCTGCG TGGCGTTCCCCATTGGACTACCTTCAAGCGAGCCTAAGAAAAGAACTCTGGCTGCCGCCTCCACAATTCTATGAACTTTCGCGCTGCCTAAACTTCTCCTCTTTAGATAACCTGCGTCAGTTTGCAGCAGAGCGTGAGGTCAAAGGCATTCAGCTGATTCATCCTGTAGTGCACAAGTGTACAAATGGATTAGTGCATCTCTTGCCAGGAGATGATGCTTACCCCGCCGATCCGGATGCAAGTAACGAAAAAATTGAGATCGATTTGTCAGTCGAGGAATTCCGTTCGAAGACGAATGCTAAATTACATCGATCGGAGCACTGGAACCAGCATCAGTCGCAGCTGATAATTAAGTTTGAGCGGGATGATGGTCAGGTTCATCCATTGGATCCAACAAAATTATAG
- the CG18094 gene encoding uncharacterized protein, isoform B — MTTKTGTYRPSASLIVAAKEDSLEDYDYRLLLIKRTEKTSYALNHCVFPGGVFDPIEDQSAKWITFFKSFGVTDEQLKMCRHNQDSPRPEFLSGGDHISRDIALRLTALRETFEEVGILICTEQDDIQKWDSKSGHPRTVLLESSEHFEWQHRVHNDASQFLELFRHYKVIPNIWSLQEWSIWRTAATANRKYDTVYYITMLDKYTRNIKLLLEPHEVASAHWLSPIEAWSSSQKAIIWLPFMLLYDIARLMNFYSFQELLNFSRQRSCNGSTMVQPVYYRCDDCMFGVLPGDELYPKEPGACTQTIILSGSVDDLHRKSKQYNRYIVYDFHKVVLASNIPPCDGHLPLQPLVNNKLAKL; from the exons ATGACTACTAAAACTGGAACTTATAGACCTTCGGCTAGCCTTATTGTAGCCGCCAAAGAGGATTCTTTAGAGGACTACGACTACAGA TTATTGTTGATTAAACGAACTGAAAAAACTTCCTATGCATTGAACCATTGCGTCTTTCCTGGCGGCGTCTTCGATCCTATAGAAGATCAATCTGCGAAATGGATAACTTTTTTCAAATCCTTTGGGGTGACCGAtgaacaattaaaaatgtgtagGCACAATCAGGATTCTCCAAGGCCTGAGTTTCTATCCGGTGGAGACCATATTTCAAGGGACATTGCACTGCGACTGACTGCGCTCAGGGAAACCTTTGAAGAGGTGGGCATCTTGATTTGCACAGAACAGGACGACATACAAAAATGGGATTCTAAATCGGGTCATCCTAGAACCGTGCTTCTCGAGTCAAGCGAACACTTCGAATGGCAACATCGGGTTCACAATGATGCCTCACAGTTTCTGGAACTCTTTCGGCATTATAAAGTCATTCCCAATATCTGGTCTCTTCAGGAATGGTCCATTTGGAGGACAGCAGCCACTGCCAATCGGAAATATGACACTGTTTATTATATCACCATGTTAGATAAGTACACCAGGAATATAAAGCTGCTTCTGGAACCGCACGAGGTGGCTTCGGCCCACTGGTTGAGTCCGATCGAGGCTTGGTCGAGCTCACAGAAAGCCATTATTTGGCTCCCGTTCATGCTGCTCTATGACATCGCTCGTCTGATGAACTTCTATAGCTTTCAGGAGCTTCTCAACTTCTCCCGCCAAAGGAGCTGCAATGGAAGCACAATGGTGCAGCCCGTCTACTATCGCTGCGATGACTGCATGTTTGGAGTTCTTCCTGGTGATGAGCTCTATCCCAAAGAACCAGGCGCTTGTACACAAACAATTATCTTGTCGGGATCGGTGGACGACCTTCATCGAAAGTCCAAGCAATACAATCGCTATATCGTCTACGACTTCCACAAGGTCGTACTGGCCTCCAATATACCGCCCTGCGATGGGCATCTGCCACTGCAGCCTCTTGTCAATAACAAGCTAGCCAAGTTGTAG
- the Ctu2 gene encoding cytosolic thiouridylase subunit 2, isoform B yields MCSIGEDDFGDEGAAHAMVVESLPLGIVLSPGNCSKCDVNSGELYKLNFRTAECRECFLAYARHKFRAALGAAKILPRNAEVLLVLDGSAESLVLLDMLHFAQTQNTFKRLHCNARVVYVEEQQVQGRDPVDLEALQRLSTQYAPFDFYVIELGALPSSLQRIKDYSPFLNANNELIHKLQKLRSLTARQDYLQQQRKNLICSVAQCLQCTHVFESNISVDLATQLLTAIALGRGGSAALDVALLDDRLSGDVKLLRPLKDLTEQEIQFYIHAQRLKPHFQKGSRYGMEHGETASLQNLTSAFVANLQQNFASTVSTVFRTGDKIAVNSNPEQSSCVHCRSTLDSELSDTLLAIEYSRSVSEAGVSLYKSGQDLEGLAKKRLENKDGLCHACRAIQTELDSGNLL; encoded by the coding sequence ATGTGCAGCATTGGTGAAGATGATTTTGGAGACGAGGGTGCCGCCCACGCCATGGTAGTGGAATCCCTACCATTAGGAATCGTCCTCAGTCCAGGGAATTGCAGCAAATGCGATGTAAACTCCGGCGAGCTCTACAAACTCAACTTCCGAACTGCGGAGTGCCGGGAATGCTTTCTAGCGTATGCGAGGCACAAGTTTCGGGCAGCTCTGGGAGCCGCCAAGATTCTGCCCAGAAACGCCGAGGTGCTTCTTGTCCTGGACGGGTCCGCAGAGTCGCTCGTTCTGCTCGACATGTTGCACTTCGCGCAAACACAGAACACGTTTAAAAGACTCCATTGCAACGCACGTGTGGTCTACGTGGAGGAGCAGCAAGTGCAAGGTCGCGATCCTGTGGACTTGGAAGCTCTGCAGAGATTATCAACACAATACGCACCCTTCGATTTCTATGTGATTGAACTGGGCGCCTTGCCCAGCTCCTTGCAGCGGATCAAGGATTATAGTCCTTTCCTCAACGCAAACAATGAGCTTATCCACAAGCTTCAAAAACTGCGAAGTCTGACAGCTCGCCAGGATTACCTCCAGCAACAGCGCAAGAACCTCATCTGCTCCGTGGCTCAGTGTCTGCAATGTACTCACGTCTTTGAATCTAATATAAGTGTTGACTTAGCCACCCAGCTGCTGACTGCAATAGCGCTAGGTCGTGGCGGTAGTGCCGCCTTGGATGTGGCTCTCCTCGACGATCGGCTGTCTGGAGATGTTAAGCTGCTGCGACCTCTCAAGGACCTAACTGAGCAGGAGATTCAATTTTACATACATGCACAGCGTCTAAAGCCACATTTTCAAAAAGGCTCACGTTATGGGATGGAGCATGGTGAGACTGCCAGCTTACAGAACCTTACATCAGCCTTTGTGGCCAATCTGCAGCAAAACTTCGCCTCCACAGTATCCACAGTGTTCCGAACTGGCGACAAAATAGCTGTCAATTCCAATCCAGAGCAGTCCTCTTGTGTTCACTGTCGATCTACACTGGACTCCGAACTATCCGACACTCTGCTGGCTATTGAGTACTCCAGATCTGTTTCAGAGGCCGGCGTGAGCCTGTACAAAAGCGGACAAGATCTCGAGGGCTTGGCCAAGAAGCGATTGGAGAACAAGGACGGTTTGTGCCACGCATGCCGCGCCATACAGACCGAGTTGGATAGTGGTAACTTGTTGTAG